In Flavobacterium enshiense, the genomic stretch ATAATTACGATGCGCGGAAAACTCGATCGGGGAATATTCATCTTCTTTTGAGTAGCTGAGTTACTGAGTTGCTAAGTTACGAAGAAAGTGGGCAGAAGAGTAATGAAAAAAGTGAGAAGGGAATTCAAAAAATTCTCGATTCGAAAAAAAATAAAAGTTCAAAAGAAGCCATAAGTTTTCACTTAGCCCCGATTGCAGTGGATCCCGATTTTTCATCGGGAGGAACGGAAAGCGGGAAAATGGCTTAAAAAAACACCTGAAGTGATGCTCCAAAAAAATAAAGCTTCAATAATTGTAACAATTGGTTAGGATTTAATACTAATTATTTATGAATTCGAGTTTAGAGCAGTCCTTTGTTTCACAATTAAAAGAACATCAGAATATTATCCACAAGATTTGTAGGCTGTATACTTCTGATGAAGATTCTCATAAGGACTTGTTTCAGGAAATTACCATTCAGCTTTGGAAAGCGTTCCCTCAATTTCGGGGTGATTCGAAATTTACCACCTGGGCTTATCGTGTGGCTTTGAATACGGCCATCACGCTTTACAGGAAAAAAACCAAATCGATCAACACTATCGAATTTGACAGTACGATTCACCGGTTTGCCCACGATGACTACAATTACGAAGAGGAAGAACAGATCAAGTTGTTATATAAAGCGGTGCACCAGTTGAACGACATTGAAAAAGCCTTGGTTTTTATGTACCTTGAAGACAAAGATTACACAGAGATTGCCGAAACACTTGGGATTAGCGAAGTAAATGCAAGGGTTAAAATGAACAGGATCAAAGGAAAATTAAAACGAATAGTAAATCCCTAAGGAAAGGAAAACATGGACGAGTTAGATTTATTAAAAAAAGACTGGAAGAAAAACGAACCTCAGTTTCCGAAAATTTCGGAACAGGAGATTTATGGAATGTTGCATAAGAAATCGTCATCAATTGTAAAATGGATTTTTATTATCAGTATCATTGAATTTATTGCTTTAAATTCCCTGAGTTTATTGCTTCCGAATGATTTTGATTCAAAATTAGGATGGGTAGAAACTTTTGTTCGTTATTCGGATTATGTGGGTTATGCCATTGCAGCATTCTTTATCTATTTATTTTACAAAAACTTCCAATCCATATCCTCTACATCTACAACAAAAAAACTGATGGAGAGTATTTTGAGAACAAGAAAAACGGTAACCTATTATATTTTCTTTAATATAGCCTATGTGTTTTTGGCTGGACTGCTGATTATTGGTTCTGAGGTAAAAATGTTACTTATTGACACGCATCAGGAAATGAAAGTTGTAGTGGGCGCAAGTATATTGTTACTGGTATTTTTACTCGTTATTCTTTTAATTGTATGGTTGTTCTACCGATTAATTTACGGTTTCTTGCTAAGAAGACTTCACAAAAATTATGAAGAATTAAAGAAAATCGATTTATAATAAAAAAAGCTTCAACAATGTTGAAGCTTTTTTTATGTTTACTATTTCATCTTAATCCTCGTAATCTTCTTCATCCTCATAATCGTCCACACCAAACAAGAAAGGCTCAATCATGATTTTATCGGCAAGAGCTTCTACCCTTTCGGTTAAGTCTTCTGCAAAGAAAAGTCGTTGCGTTTTTTCAACACTGTTGGACAAACGCAAAACGATGGCATCCATTCTTATTTTAAAAAGTTCGTCAGCATCGTCAATCACAAACATTTTTATTGTGTTCATGTTAAAACCTGCTGAAGAAAACATTGCGTTGATTCTGTTAGGCGTACCGATCAGAACATCAACCCCTAACGAAATCTGGTTTTTATCGTAATCGATATCCCCTTTGTCATGAGAGCCAAAAACACGTAAATTGGTGTAATGTGCGAATTTTTTGAATGTATCCACCATTTCCAGAACTGCTTCTTTGTCTTGCACCATGATTAGCGCTCGGGTCGATTCACCAACAGCTTTTTCAAGTTTCTGGATTACCGTGTACACTATCGTGGTTGATTTTCCACCACCTTTAGGCATTATCACAACTGCATCCGCACCACTTTTCAGGGTACTAAAACAGTCTTTCTGAATTTCATTCGGCGTTTCAATTCCGTTTTCTGCTAAAGCCTTTGACAGCTTATCGTTTATTTTTTTTAGTTTCATTTAAAAGCTAAGTTAAAAGGGAGAAGGAATAAGGAAAACTAAATTTATGTTGTGCCTCATCACTTACAACTAATTTATTTACTTGCGAACAGTTTCACATCGTTTTCCGAAATTTCATTTCCACCTAAAATAATAAGGCGTTCCACTACATTTCGAAGTTCACGGATGTTCCCTGTCCAATCATATTCCTGTAATAATTTAATGGCATCGATAGAGAATTTCTTAACCACAGTTCCTTGTTCAGACGCGATTTTTTCAGCAAAATGATTTATCAACAACGGAATATCGTCGCGTCTGTCATTCAATGCCGGTACTTTAATTAAAATCACGGCCAGACGGTGGTATAAATCTTCACGGAAACGTCCTTCCGCAATTTCTTTTTTCAGATCCTTATTTGTTGCAGCCACCACACGTACATTAACTTTGATATCTTTATCAGCACCTACGCGCTGAATAAGATTCTCCTGTAAAGCGCGTAATACTTTGGCTTGCGCCGAAAGACTCATATCTCCTACCTCATCCAAAAAGATGGTTCCTTTATCTGCGGCTTCAAATTTTCCGGCTCTGTCTTTCACCGCTGAAGTGAAGGCCCCTTTTACGTGACCGAACAATTCGCTTTCAATCAATTCACTTGGAATAGCAGCACAGTTTACTTCGATTAGTGGGGCACCGGAACGCTCACTTTTTTCATGTAACTGATGCGCCACCAATTCTTTTCCGGTTCCGTTTGGTCCGGTGATTAAAACCCGGGCTTCGGTTGGCGCAACTTTATCAATCATTTCTTTAATCTGATTGATGGCATCGCTTTCACCTATCATTTCATAATTTTTGGAAACTTTCTTTTTCAGAATTTTGTTTTCCGCCACCAGTTGTTTTCGGTCTAAAGCGTGTCGAACCGTATTTAACAACCTGTTCAAATCTGGTGGTTTGGAAATGTAATCGAAAGCACCAAGACGCATTGTATTTACAGCGGTTTCCAGATCACCATGACCTGAAATCATTACCATCGGGATTTCCGGTTTTATTTTTTTAACGGCTTCGAGTACTTCTTCGCCATCCATTTTTGGCATTTTGATATCGCACAAAACCAAATCATAATCTTCGTTCTTGATTTTTTCCAAGCCCTGAAGACCGTCTTCGGCTTCATCCACTTTATAGGTATCGCTTTCTTCCGAAAGGATTTTTACCAAAACCCTGCGGATGGATGCTTCGTCTTCGATGATTAATATTTTTGACATTCTTTTTTTGAGTTTCAGAGTTGCTTAATAACTAAACTGGCGGAATTTTCCAATTATAACCTAAACCACTAAATTACTAATACTTAAGCCATTTATACAATTCCTTCCACGTTGGTTTTTTACCGTACATTAAAATACCTACGCGATAAATTTTCGAGGCAAACCACACTACACCAAAAAACGTTCCAAAAAGTAAAGCAATCGATAATGTTAACTGCCACCATGGCACACCAAACGGGATTCGCATCAGCATTACGATAGGCGATGTAAACGGAATCATGGAGAATACCGTAGCCACAGTTCCGTGAGGATCATCCATAACCGTAAAGAATCCGACATAAACTCCTAACATCAAAGGCATTATAATCGGCAATAAAAACTGTTGTGAATCGGTTTCCGAATCGACCGCAGCACCGATGGCCGCATAAAGCGAGCTATACAGGAAATAACCTCCTATAAAATAAATGATAAAACAAGTGATTAATGTTCCGATAGGCAGGTTCCAAATTTCATTAATATACATTTGGATTGTACCTCCCAATTCATGTTTGGCAGCATCTACCATTGCCGGATCTACCGAAGATGCTGCGCCGGCCTGAATGCCAAAGAAAGAGGAAACACCGAGCAGAAGTATTCCCCCAACAATTGCCCAAATAGCAAATTGAAGAATTCCTGCCAACGAGTTTCCGATGATTTTACCCATCATCAACTTATAAGGTTTAACCGAAGAAATAATGATTTCGATGATACGGTTTGTTTTCTCTTCGATAACGCTGCGCATCACAAAATTCCCGTAAATGATAATAAACATCATGATCAGATAACCGAAAGCAGAACCGATTCCGATTTTGATTTCGTTCAATCCCTTCAAACTGTCTTCCCCTGAAAATTTAGCCAAATGAACATCGGATTCCACTTGGGCACTGTCAATTTTTGCAGAATCAAAACCTAATTCTTTTAAGTTATTCTGGGTAAGCTGATGATTAATCACATCCTCCATCTCCATGATAAATTCCATACTCGGACTATCATCTGAAATGTACTCCACCTTTGTGGCCAAATCTTCAGGATTGGTCACTTTCGGGATATAGATCAAACCTTCATAATTTTTACTGGCAGTGTCTTTCGCCGTTTTGAAAGGCATCGCCGATAAATCTACATAGGCCGTTTCTTTAGTGTTTTTAAAGTCTTTTTTGAATACACCCAATTCATCGTGAATCGCCACTTTTTTCACTTCTCCTTTATTCATGTTAGCCAGGTAAGCGATTAAAAATGACATTCCGACAATTAAGAGCGGACTTAAAAACGTCATTACGATAAATGATTTATTGCGCACTTTGGCAATAAATTCCCTTTTTATGATTAATGATATTACAGACATTTGAGTTATGAGTTATGAATTAACATTCACAATTACTTTTGACTTACCGTTTGAATAAAGATATCGTTTACAGTTGGAATTTTCTCAACGAAATGAGTTACCTGACCGTTTTGCGTAAGGATGTTTAATAATTCATTTGGTGTTGCCCTATCAAGCTTTATATTCAGCTTAATCTCATCGTTTAAGGATTTGAAATTGGTTTGCTCCAACTTGAATTTCTGAGTCAGCTCATACATCAGACGCTCAACGTTATCGGATAGAATGCCGACTTCAAACGAGTTGGTCCTGTGTGATTTTTTTACATCAATCAACTTTCCTTCAATCAGTTTGTTCGATTTATGAAGTAAAGCAATGTAATCACACATTTCTTCCACACTTTCCATGCGGTGCGTAGAGAAAATTACAGAAGTTCCCTTTTTATTCAGTTCGATGATTTCATCTTTAATAAGATTGGCATTAACCGGGTCGAAACCTGAAAAAGGTTCATCTAAAATCAACAATTTAGGTTCGTGCAGAACGGTAACTATGAATTGCACTTTTTGAGCCATCCCTTTGGACAATTCCTGAATTTTTTTGTCCCACCAATTACCTATTTCAAATTTATCGAACCAATATTTCAATTGTTTTTTAGCTTCGGAATGAGGCAAGCCTTTCAGTTGTGCCAGATACAAACACTGCTCCCCTACCTTCATGGTTTTATACAAACCACGTTCCTCGGGCATATAACCGATGTGCTGCACGTGGTGCGGTGCCAATTTTTCACCATCCAGATAAACTTCACCTCCATCCGGCATGGTAATTTGGTTGATAATACGGATAAGAGATGTTTTTCCGGCACCGTTAGGACCAAGAAGCCCATAAATACTGCCTTGGGGAACTTGTAATGAAACACTGTTTAAAGCAGTATACTCGCCATATTGCTTAACAACATTTTTAACTTCAAGAATTGAACTCATTGCAAAATTTTGATTTATTTCATCACTTCGGTCAATTTTAACCTAGCGCGTGTAAAAGTACACATTAGTTGTCGATTGTGTTATATTGTTACACAAAAAACCCACCCTGACTTACATCAGGATGGGAAAAAAATTGCTATGCTAAAAACATAACAACAAAAAAATTATGAAAACATATCTTTTACTTTCTCAAAGAAAGATTTGTCTGTTTTTTCGGGTTTTGGAATGAAGTTGTCTTCGTTTAACGCTTTTTCGAAGAACTGTTTTTGTTCTTTGGTTAAGGTTTTAGGTGTCCATACATTTACGTGAACCAACAAATCACCGCTTCCGTAACTGTTGAGACTTGGAATACCTTTTCCTTTCAAGCGTAGAATTTTTCCTGACTGAATACCTTCTTCCAACTTAATTCGGACTTTTCCTCCGACTGCTTCAATATCTTTTGAAGTCCCTAAAGCTGCTTCTGCAAAACTGATGTACAAATCATAATGCAGGTTCTCGCCTTCACGCTTTAAGAATTCGTGTTCTACTTCCTCAATCACAACAATCAAATCACCAGGAATACTGTTTGAACCCGGAGCATCATTCCCTTTTCCGGAAACTTTTAACTGCATACCATCAACAACTCCTGCAGGAATTTTGATTGAAACAGTTTCATCCTCCATTATCATACCATGCGCATCCGCTTGTGATGGTTTACCGTCGATAATCTGACCCGTGCCTCCACAAGTATGACACGGTGAAGACGTTTGCATTCTTCCCAAGATCGTATTGGTAACTTTCATTACCTGACCTGAACCATGACATGTCGGACAGGTTTTATAGGTAACGCCGTGTGCCTGAACTTTACGTTTTACCTTAACTTTTTTCTCTACGCCGTTGACTATTTCTTCTAACGTAAGTTTAACTTTAATACGAAGGTTTCCGCCTTTCATTCTGCGTTGACCGCCGCTGTTTCCGCCAAATCCTCCGAAACCTCCACCAAAGGCACCTCCAAAGATATCACCGAATTGGCTGAAAATATCGTCCATGTTCATGTGGTGAGCTCCACCACCAAATCCGCCGGCTCCTTCAAAGGCTGCATGACCATACTGATCATAACGTGCTTTTTTGTCAGCATCACCTAAAATTTCATACGCTTCGGCAGCTTCCTTAAATTTATCTTCCGCCACTTTGTCGCCCGGATTTTTATCGGGATGGAATTCCAGTGCTTTTTTACGGTAAGCCTTTTTAATCTGCTCTGGGGTTACGCCTCGTTGAACTCCTAATACTTCGTATAAGTCTCTTTTTTTCATCAGCTTGCTTTATTTTGGCTTACTGCCCAATAACTACTTTCGGAAAACGGATAATCTTATCTCCTAACTTGTATCCTTTTTCCACTACATCCACCACTTTTCCTTTTAAATCATCTCCGGCTGGAATTTGTGTTATCGCCTCAGCGAAATCGGCATTGAAAACATCACCTGCTTTTACTTCCACCTCTTCCAATCCTTTTGAAAGCAATGTTGATTTTAATTTTTCGTAAATTAATTCAACCCCTTTCAACAGATTCTCGTCTTCGGTTTTTGAGATTTGGACCATAGCTCTGTCAAAATCATCCATAACCGGTAACATTGACTGTAAAACTTCCTGACCGGCAGTTTTAAAAAGTTCCACTCGCTCTTTTGAGGTGCGTTTTTTGTAATTTTCAAATTCGGCAAACAAACGCAAAAACTTATCTTTTTCTTTTGCTAAATCTTCCTCAAGTTGCTGTTCCGGAGTCAATACTGGATTTTCAATCTCCTGGTTTTCTGAAACATTTTCATTTTGTAACTGCTCATTCTCGATGTTTTCAGTACTTTCCTGGCTCATATTTTTAAATATTTTTTTGAACATTATTTTCTTGTATCACTTTTGGGACTGCAAATGTATTGCCAAAGCATTTAAAAATGTCAATTTGTCATTTGTTTTTTTAATTAAATATTGCAAACCCGGAATTAGTTATCTAACTTTAGTATAATTTTAAGAAGTTTTTGATTACGAATAAATAGATTTGTATAACGCGTAAAATTCATTATTATGAAAAAAATTGTTTTAAGCCTTTTGATAGTATCCAGTATGGTTTTTGTCTCCTGCAAAAAAAATGAAACGGAAACCAACAAAGACAATGCTGAAGCGGTAGCTTCCGCAGAAGGCACCATATATAAAGCAAATCCGGCTGAATCCATCATATACTGGTCAGGATCGAAACCAACAGGAAAACATATGGGAACGGTTAACCTTCAGGAAGGTGAATTTATTGTAAAAGACAACAAAGTTGTTGGCGGAAAATTTACGATTAACATGAACACCATTACGGTTACCGATTTAAAACCAGATGATGGTAAAGAAGATTTGGAGGCACATTTGAAAGGAACCGGTGATAAGAAAGAACAAGACCACTTTTTTAACGTTGAAAAATATCCAACCGGCTTATTCCAGATTAGACGAATTGAAGAAGAAAATGGCAAAACTGTTGTTTTTGGTAATCTATCCATAAAAAATGTTACTAAATCAGTTAATTTCCCAGCTACTATAAATGTTAGCGACAACGAAATAAATTTTGTAAGCGACTCTTTAGTATTAAACCGAACTTACTGGAATATTACTTACGGATCAAAAACTATTGCCGGTACACTGAAAGACAATCTCGTTCACGACGAAATGATTTTACAGGTAAATGTAAAAGCAAAAAAATAATTATTAATTCACATACGTTACAATCTTAAAAAGCACTCGAAAGAGTGCTTTTTATTTTTTTATCTAATCAAGAAAAATCATCAACTTTATTTACAGCTGATTTCAACTATCAGCATTATTACATTTTTCAAAGATATACATCCCAAAATTTACAAGTCTCATATTTTCTTTAAACATAAGTAAAAAACTACAAACACAGTAACATAAATAATCTATTTTGTGAATATTGCTTATAAAAAACCCGCTTTCTTAAAAAAGTTTCCAAAAAAGCTTTTTTTGTTATTTTTAAGAAAAACTGCACAATTCAGAAAAGCAAATAAGCAATATATTTATGTAGATATTCGATAAATAATCAACACAAAATCAAAACATTTAATAAGTATTAACAATAGTAACTAACGAATATGAAGAAAAAATTACTTCCTGCATTATTTATTGCCACATTAACATTCTTTTCAAATGAAAATCTAAGAGCCCAAAACAGTATAAACTTAGATGGAGTTAATGATTTTATCCAAACAAACTATTCTGGTATCAGCGGCAGTAGTGCGCGAACAGTAGAAGCTTGGATTAAAACTACTGCCAACGCAAATCCTAGTGCCGGTGGTGTACAGCAAATTATTACCGATTGGGGAACCAATTCCAGCGGATCCCGCTTTACATTTAACATTTTAAACAATAACGCTATCCGTCTTGAAATAAATGGTGGCTCAGTTAACGGAACCATTCCGGTTAACAATGGGACATGGCATCATGTAGCAGTTGTTTATGATCCATCCGCAGCATCTAAAATCAGTCTTTATGTAGACGGAAATCTCGATACTGCCGGAAATCCTGCAATATCTGTAAACACTGGGTCTACCGTAAAACTAAGAATTGGAAATCGAGTGGATGGTGTAACTTTTTTCAATGGAAGTATCGATGAAGTACGCGTTTGGAGTGTTGCCAGAACTGCAACCGAAATTGCGAACTATAAAGATACCGAATTCTGTTCCCCTCAACCGAATTTAACCGCATACTATAAGTTCAATAACGGTACGGTCAACGGAGCAAATACATCAATCACAACAACAGAAGATTATTCTGTAAACACAAACAACGGAACTCTAAGCAATTTTGCGCTTACAGGAAGCTCTTCAAACTTTACTGTTGGAGCATCACTTACTCTGAATTCAGTCAATACTTCCGTTACAGCTAACAATGGTACATTAACATCAGCTGAAAACACTGCAACCGGCACAACTTACAAATGGTTGGACTGCAACAATGGAAATTCAGTTATTCCAGGTGAAACTTCTCAATCATTCACTCCGCCGGCATCAGGAAATTTTGCTGTTGAAATCACAAAAAACGGATGTAAAACTGTATCAACATGTACACAAATTACCTTAGCAACGGATTCATTCGACTTCGGAGAACAAATTAGTCTTTACCCTAACCCTTCATCAGGTTTATTCTCATTCCAGTTACCTTCAACGGAAGAAAAAATAACTGTTTCCGTAAAAACAATAACAGGACAAACCGTTGTGAACAAAACTTTCAGCAATACTTCTGAATTCACATTGGATGTAAGTGAAAGTACAGGAATCTACTTTGCAACAATCGAAACAAGTTCCGGCGAATTCGCAACTCTTAAACTTATCAAAAAATAATACCTTTTAAAAAACAAAAAGCACCGAGATAACGGTGCTTTTTGTTTATATCTATTAAGTCATTTACACAAATAAATTATCGAGTGCTTTTTCAAGGATTTTGAATTTATACTGAAATCCGTCGTTCAAAGCTTTTTGCGAGCTTACATTTTGGCTTTCATAAAGCAGAATGCTCATTTCGCCCAGCACTAATTTCATCAGAAACTGAGGCACATTCGGCATAATAATATCCTTATCCAATGCATCGGCTATAGCTTTAACGAGTTCCGAATTACTTACGGGATGCGGAGCCACTGCATTATAAACACCACTCCAGTTATTTCGGATAGAATACAGGAACATGGCAACCAAATCGTGGATATGAATCCAGGACTGCATTTGTTTCCCTGTACCAAAGGCAGCTCCCATTCCGGATTTAATAGGTTTTACCATTTGAGGCAAAGCCCCTCCTTCATTAGCCAATACTAAACCGATTCTGAGTTTACAAACTCTAATATTTAAGCGCTGGAACTTTTCTAATTCCTTTTCCCATTTTTCAACAACACTTCCTAAAAAGGTCGGACTTATGCTATTGTTTTCCTCAGTATACAATTCGGTGAGACTGCTCGGATAAATGCCAATTGCAGAAGCAGACACAATCTGTTTAACCTGATTGGGATTATTTTTAAGTACGTTATAAAGTAAATTTGTTGTTAGGATACGGCTTTCGATAATCTCCTGTTTATAAGAATCCGTCCAGCGTTTCGCTATGGTGGCGCCAGCCAGATGTATGATAGCATCCACACCTAAAAGACAATTCTCATCGATTACCCCTTTTTGCGGATCCCAAAAAAAACCGTGATAATTAGGCTCGCTTTCTATTTTTTTAGCTGAAGTAGTTAAATAGTGTATGACTATGCCGTTTTGCAAGAGCAACGAAACCAACTCCTTTCCGATCAACCCTGTAGCTCCAGTTACTAAAACTTTCATTCTCAGCTTTTTATTACAAATTTAATAGGCTAAAGATAAAAATAAATGTTAATTAAGGTAGGTTTAACTTTTATTCAGAATTTACTTGAGTTTGATGCTCCATTCGAAATCCATTTCGGAAACCTGTTCGCCCATTTCGTCAACGCCTACAGATTTCATCCAAAAGGTCTGCCCCTCTCTGGTTGCGATTGCCTTTTGAATTGCTTCGGCTATTAAATTGCCTTGATTACAGGTAAATGTGATGCGCCCCTTGGCTTTTTTAGTGAAGTTTCCCTTATTATTAGCCACCAACATGGAGATATTCTTTTCGCTTTTTTTAATCTGATACATTACCAAGGCTCCTGTTGTTAGTTCTGCAGCCATGGCCTGCACGGCAAAATACATGGAATTAAAAGGGTTTTGATTGAACCAACGGAACTTAACAGAAGCCACACACTTTTCAGGAGAAATGTGTTTTGCACGAACACCGCACCAAAAAGCGGAAGGCAATTTAAAAAACAAAAAAGTATTCAATTTTAAGGGCGTAAACTCCATAACACTTGATTTTACGCTAATATACAAAAAATAGTAGGCACTCATAGTAAATTTTACATTGTTAAAATTTTGTTAATTTACAGTACTTTGTATTGCAAGGTATCTGTTTTTAGCTTTATCTTTGTATAAGAAATTAATAGACTATCCAAAGTATTATTAAAAGTAAAATCAATCATCATGAAAAAATCAATCATTTATTTAGGAATCGCTTTAGTAACTTTTACAAATGTTATTTCAGCATTGGGTCAGCAATCACAGTTTAAATACAGTTTAACTCAAATTGCACAATCAAACGAAAATTCAGAAGGAAACGTTCAGGGTAACGATGTAACAGAAAGAAAGAGCAATACGGATGGAAATCTGGTACGTATTGAGCCAGAAACGATTGAAATTCCAACTTATAAAAAAAACATGGCGGAAATTATTGCTGAAAACAATCTAATTATCGAGAATACTATTCCATCTGAAGAAACAACTGAAGATTATCTGGCAAACCTCTCATCAGATTTTTATCCACTCGATAATAAAAAAACAATGGAGGAAATAATACTACAAGACAATCAGATTATTGAAAGCCCCGTTGTACATTACATTCAGCCAATAGCTTTAGAAAAACCCAAGAAATAATAACCTTACAAATACTCAAAATCAAAAATTGTTAAACAAACGTTAATTTCATGTACTATGCATTGCAAGGTATCTTCTTTTAAACTTATCTTTGTATAAGAAATTAATAGACTATCTATAGTATTATAAAAAATAAAAATCAATCAAGTTTCAATCATCACACGAGCCGCTAGGCGAATTGGCGGAGCAATCAAAATCAATCATCTCCCGATAGCTATCGGGACAAAAACGAACAATTATCATGACAACCGTAACCGAAAAAAACACAGCAACCTTGGTACACTTGAGTACGCTGACACAGTATTTCATTCCGCTTGGAAATTACTTCTTCCCGATTATAATCTGGGCTTTCAGAAAAGACAAATCGGAATTTGTGGATTACAACGGAAAACAGACCTTAAACTTCCAACTGAGCATGTTATTGTACTCCTTATTATTAGCAGTAGTAGCAATCCCAAGTTTTTTATTTGCCTTATTTAACACTATTACATTCGATCAATTGGAAGCAGGAAATTTTGAATTCGAGCAACTGTTTTCAGGAAACGACTCCGGATTACTTACAGTAGCCGCAACGGCACTGGTTGTGTTCTGTACCTTAAAAGTAGTAGAGTTCTTCCTTATTATATATGCCGCAGTAAAAGCCAGTAACGGAGAAAACTATCGTTATCCGATGAGTATCTCCTTCTTAAGATAAATCATCAATCATCATCAATCATCATCATCAATCATCAT encodes the following:
- a CDS encoding LamG-like jellyroll fold domain-containing protein, giving the protein MKKKLLPALFIATLTFFSNENLRAQNSINLDGVNDFIQTNYSGISGSSARTVEAWIKTTANANPSAGGVQQIITDWGTNSSGSRFTFNILNNNAIRLEINGGSVNGTIPVNNGTWHHVAVVYDPSAASKISLYVDGNLDTAGNPAISVNTGSTVKLRIGNRVDGVTFFNGSIDEVRVWSVARTATEIANYKDTEFCSPQPNLTAYYKFNNGTVNGANTSITTTEDYSVNTNNGTLSNFALTGSSSNFTVGASLTLNSVNTSVTANNGTLTSAENTATGTTYKWLDCNNGNSVIPGETSQSFTPPASGNFAVEITKNGCKTVSTCTQITLATDSFDFGEQISLYPNPSSGLFSFQLPSTEEKITVSVKTITGQTVVNKTFSNTSEFTLDVSESTGIYFATIETSSGEFATLKLIKK
- a CDS encoding TIGR01777 family oxidoreductase; the encoded protein is MKVLVTGATGLIGKELVSLLLQNGIVIHYLTTSAKKIESEPNYHGFFWDPQKGVIDENCLLGVDAIIHLAGATIAKRWTDSYKQEIIESRILTTNLLYNVLKNNPNQVKQIVSASAIGIYPSSLTELYTEENNSISPTFLGSVVEKWEKELEKFQRLNIRVCKLRIGLVLANEGGALPQMVKPIKSGMGAAFGTGKQMQSWIHIHDLVAMFLYSIRNNWSGVYNAVAPHPVSNSELVKAIADALDKDIIMPNVPQFLMKLVLGEMSILLYESQNVSSQKALNDGFQYKFKILEKALDNLFV
- a CDS encoding DUF4442 domain-containing protein produces the protein MEFTPLKLNTFLFFKLPSAFWCGVRAKHISPEKCVASVKFRWFNQNPFNSMYFAVQAMAAELTTGALVMYQIKKSEKNISMLVANNKGNFTKKAKGRITFTCNQGNLIAEAIQKAIATREGQTFWMKSVGVDEMGEQVSEMDFEWSIKLK
- a CDS encoding DUF4870 domain-containing protein produces the protein MTTVTEKNTATLVHLSTLTQYFIPLGNYFFPIIIWAFRKDKSEFVDYNGKQTLNFQLSMLLYSLLLAVVAIPSFLFALFNTITFDQLEAGNFEFEQLFSGNDSGLLTVAATALVVFCTLKVVEFFLIIYAAVKASNGENYRYPMSISFLR